In a single window of the Flavivirga spongiicola genome:
- a CDS encoding cupin domain-containing protein, which translates to MDDYKRRDFIKLSALGFASIALQLNSVTSYAQMANGHLGKWDANTKLNWDAFLEKLSKLAKTQHELPWDQKEYTQKVKKLLLQCDFPEFKNVKKEFDNYENRIPNWFESTSLHNEVDFQVSLFQFEKGEYISHHDHPDMTGVINVVSGNALLKNYTIEEQLKGSRKVLKNGREYLKKRCLLKEIENEVCKARDVSILTAHEGNIHSLMPNEYTQLVDVFTPSYKRTTNSKWYKVNEDGFYQNRKNIFEAEY; encoded by the coding sequence ATGGACGATTATAAAAGAAGAGACTTTATTAAACTAAGTGCTTTAGGTTTTGCATCTATTGCTTTACAATTAAACTCTGTAACATCTTATGCGCAAATGGCAAATGGTCACCTGGGAAAGTGGGATGCTAATACAAAACTAAATTGGGATGCCTTTTTAGAAAAGCTTTCTAAATTAGCTAAAACGCAGCACGAATTACCATGGGACCAAAAAGAGTATACCCAAAAAGTAAAAAAATTACTTTTACAATGTGATTTTCCTGAATTTAAGAATGTAAAAAAAGAATTTGATAATTACGAAAACCGAATACCTAATTGGTTTGAATCTACAAGTTTACATAATGAAGTAGACTTTCAAGTTTCATTATTTCAATTTGAAAAGGGCGAATATATTTCACATCATGATCATCCGGATATGACTGGAGTTATTAATGTTGTTTCCGGAAATGCACTGTTAAAGAATTACACCATTGAAGAACAATTAAAGGGTTCTAGAAAAGTTTTAAAAAATGGTAGAGAGTATTTAAAAAAGAGGTGTCTGCTTAAAGAAATAGAAAATGAAGTTTGTAAAGCTAGAGATGTAAGTATTCTTACTGCACACGAGGGAAATATACACTCACTAATGCCTAATGAATATACACAATTAGTAGATGTATTTACGCCTTCATATAAACGTACCACTAATTCTAAATGGTATAAAGTAAATGAAGATGGGTTTTACCAAAATCGAAAAAACATATTCGAAGCCGAATATTAA
- a CDS encoding nucleotide kinase domain-containing protein: MIEIHSKLSRPKESEVYSTYWKFAGERQNIFFNRINNELRWTNDEILIKHKFTNAYRASDRVSQYLIKNVIYNHSFEPKETLFRLLLFKTFNKIETWELLLNRMGNISYREFNFALYDEILSALLNNGTSIYSGAYIMTSGRSIFGYSKKHRNHLKLIEFMIEDDLAEKVMQSQSLESLFNLLKEYPTIGNFLAYQYAIDINYSNLVDFDEMDFVFPGPGALDGIKKCFTDTGEYSDSDIIKYVTENQELEFQRNDINFKNLWGRPLQLIDCQNLFCEVDKYARVAHPNVLGISGRSRIKQIFKPKNKEIEYWYPPKWNINENINK; the protein is encoded by the coding sequence ATGATTGAAATTCACTCCAAACTAAGTCGTCCTAAAGAATCCGAAGTATACTCAACTTATTGGAAATTTGCTGGTGAAAGGCAAAACATTTTCTTTAATAGAATTAATAATGAATTACGTTGGACAAATGATGAAATATTGATTAAACATAAATTTACAAATGCATATAGAGCTTCAGATAGAGTTAGTCAATATTTGATTAAGAATGTTATCTACAATCATAGTTTCGAACCTAAAGAGACATTATTTAGACTTTTGCTATTTAAGACTTTTAATAAAATTGAAACTTGGGAACTTTTGTTAAATCGAATGGGAAATATTTCTTATCGGGAATTCAATTTTGCACTATATGATGAAATTTTAAGCGCCTTACTGAATAATGGAACGTCTATTTATTCTGGTGCCTATATTATGACCTCGGGCAGAAGCATATTTGGTTATTCTAAAAAACATCGTAATCATTTAAAATTGATTGAATTTATGATTGAAGACGATCTAGCAGAAAAGGTAATGCAATCTCAAAGTTTAGAAAGCTTGTTTAATCTATTAAAAGAATATCCAACAATAGGAAATTTTCTGGCTTATCAATATGCTATTGATATCAATTATAGTAATCTAGTAGATTTTGATGAAATGGATTTTGTTTTTCCAGGACCTGGAGCGTTGGATGGAATAAAAAAGTGTTTTACTGATACAGGAGAATATAGCGATTCTGATATCATTAAATATGTTACAGAAAATCAAGAATTAGAATTCCAAAGGAATGATATTAATTTCAAAAATTTATGGGGAAGACCGCTGCAACTCATTGATTGCCAAAACTTGTTTTGCGAAGTAGATAAATATGCTAGAGTTGCTCATCCAAATGTTTTGGGAATCTCTGGACGTTCAAGAATAAAACAAATATTTAAGCCTAAAAACAAAGAAATTGAATATTGGTATCCACCAAAATGGAATATTAATGAAAATATAAATAAATGA
- a CDS encoding NAD(P)H-dependent oxidoreductase: MNIIKRLEWRYATKKFDNSKTLSKSKIEILKQAFNLTATSFGLQTIKLVVVTDDILKASLVEHSYGQKQVLEASHLCVICIQENIIDNDVNNYFHNIKTIRDTPETILEPYRNNLIKTMQEMSIDERLQWSKNQSYIALGNLMTVCAIEGIDSCPMEGFVPEKYDELLKLRERGLKSVLLLPVGYRADDDMFADFEKVRKPLSETIIEL; the protein is encoded by the coding sequence ATGAATATTATAAAACGGTTAGAGTGGCGTTATGCTACAAAGAAGTTTGATAACAGCAAGACGCTTTCTAAAAGTAAAATTGAAATATTAAAACAAGCATTTAATTTGACAGCAACCTCTTTTGGTCTTCAAACCATAAAGCTGGTTGTTGTCACTGATGATATACTTAAAGCTTCGCTTGTGGAACATTCTTATGGACAAAAACAAGTTTTAGAGGCTTCTCATTTATGTGTTATCTGTATTCAGGAGAACATTATTGATAACGATGTTAATAATTATTTTCATAATATAAAAACCATAAGAGACACTCCGGAAACTATTCTGGAACCCTATAGAAATAACCTCATTAAAACCATGCAAGAAATGTCTATAGATGAGCGTCTGCAATGGTCTAAAAACCAATCCTATATTGCATTAGGTAACTTAATGACAGTTTGTGCTATAGAGGGGATAGACTCTTGCCCAATGGAGGGGTTTGTACCTGAAAAGTATGATGAGCTTCTTAAGCTAAGGGAAAGAGGGTTAAAATCTGTACTGTTATTACCAGTTGGTTACAGGGCTGATGATGACATGTTTGCTGATTTTGAAAAAGTTAGAAAACCTTTAAGTGAAACAATTATAGAACTATAA
- a CDS encoding nucleoside triphosphate pyrophosphohydrolase family protein: protein MDFSEYQEAAKETIQDHASNDQLSEVVPFLGIIGEIGSVLTQLKIKLRDGDAYIAYKTKLSEELGDVLWYLSTIATQNNILLDDVVDLNLSKIKDRFLATDPSEYIDFDSNYPASERFPDEFEIEFVTYIEDKKNKLKIIDKRDGKLIGDPLTDNSYEDDGYRFHDIFHYGYLAILGWSPVIRKLLSLKRKSKPLVDENEDGARAQITEELISLFTYHHALEHDLLKYSDSVDSGIIKKVQNLVKNTEVKNCSGKQWERAILESYRIFNALRENDGGRVLVSKKNRSLIYLGKN, encoded by the coding sequence ATGGATTTTAGTGAGTACCAAGAAGCAGCCAAAGAAACCATACAAGACCATGCGAGTAATGACCAATTATCAGAAGTAGTTCCTTTTTTAGGTATAATAGGTGAAATTGGGTCAGTTTTAACGCAGTTAAAAATCAAACTAAGAGATGGTGATGCATACATTGCATATAAGACCAAGTTATCGGAAGAACTTGGTGATGTTTTATGGTATTTGTCAACAATAGCAACTCAAAATAATATTCTTCTGGATGATGTCGTCGACTTAAACCTTTCCAAAATTAAAGATAGATTTTTAGCTACAGACCCTTCTGAGTATATTGATTTTGATTCTAATTATCCGGCAAGTGAAAGGTTCCCTGACGAATTTGAAATTGAATTCGTCACTTACATAGAGGACAAAAAAAATAAGCTGAAGATTATAGACAAAAGAGATGGCAAATTGATAGGTGACCCATTAACTGATAATTCCTATGAAGATGACGGTTATAGATTTCATGACATTTTTCATTATGGATATTTAGCCATTTTAGGTTGGTCTCCAGTGATAAGGAAATTACTATCCTTAAAAAGGAAAAGTAAGCCTTTAGTTGATGAAAATGAAGATGGAGCAAGAGCGCAAATAACTGAAGAACTTATCTCGTTGTTTACCTACCACCATGCTCTAGAACATGATTTACTTAAATATAGTGATAGTGTTGATTCTGGTATAATAAAAAAGGTTCAAAACTTGGTAAAGAATACAGAAGTCAAAAATTGTAGCGGAAAACAATGGGAGAGAGCAATACTCGAATCTTATAGGATATTCAACGCTCTCAGAGAAAATGATGGGGGAAGAGTTTTGGTGAGCAAGAAAAACCGTTCGTTAATTTATCTAGGAAAGAATTAA
- a CDS encoding Nmad2 family putative nucleotide modification protein — protein sequence MNYFSYKIDHDYGLAPNPFGQYCTLAVCKPSIRKNKNLNIGDWIIGTGSKQLKNLHHLIFAMKVEGKLTFEEYWKDERFQYKKPILNGSLVQMYGDNFYHKDSRGKWIQEESAHSIVDKQAHLENDTGGKNVLFSSDFYYFGNNSPEIPEEFWDVCSAGRNMKSKSIDKNIANEFIKWLQANFNEGINGDPINWSEYNQTKLIV from the coding sequence ATGAATTACTTCTCATATAAAATAGACCACGATTATGGCTTAGCTCCAAATCCTTTTGGACAATACTGCACTTTGGCTGTTTGTAAACCTTCAATTAGAAAAAATAAAAATTTAAATATAGGCGACTGGATAATTGGAACTGGGAGTAAACAATTAAAAAATTTACATCATTTGATTTTTGCAATGAAAGTAGAAGGAAAACTAACTTTCGAGGAATACTGGAAAGATGAAAGATTCCAATATAAAAAACCTATTTTAAATGGGAGTTTAGTTCAAATGTATGGCGATAATTTTTATCATAAGGATTCACGAGGTAAATGGATTCAAGAAGAATCAGCTCATTCAATTGTAGATAAGCAAGCGCATCTTGAAAATGATACAGGTGGTAAAAATGTATTGTTTTCAAGTGATTTTTACTATTTTGGGAATAATTCTCCTGAAATTCCTGAAGAGTTTTGGGATGTTTGTAGTGCGGGAAGAAACATGAAATCCAAAAGCATTGATAAGAATATTGCAAACGAATTTATTAAATGGTTACAAGCTAATTTTAATGAAGGAATTAATGGAGACCCAATTAATTGGTCTGAATACAATCAAACTAAACTAATTGTATAA
- a CDS encoding S8 family serine peptidase, producing MKPFPTNHLLIYLLVLLSSNVFGQKILSKKPINQFRKISEIKNSNTKFSASTLLFLSDSATSLNKEYIRKNNSNYINTALILNSGCSIEDINDLPILINTGNKNTLTALIPVNSFELVSKSPCIKKIDIGNSFGNSLDEARDLTNVNLIHQGSGLSSSYDGSGVIIGVIDEGFDFTHPTFRDELGNSRISRVWIQGDNTGSNPSGYNYGSEYIGGTQILAKQFDKENSSHGTHVAGIAAGSGFDGDNDNFKGIAFNSEIVFVSYYIPDDQIRANTNINVIDALNYLVNYAKSVNKPLVINMSFGTHIGSHDGTSLLDQEIDNLVDKGIIIVGAAGNEGNRKIHASSNFGMESSKFYFIDNKNSEVLIDIWGDINSDFDVNFSVYNTASDEWIAISPDFISTQSTGQGQKSLVDVSDNDKWNITYVTSHELNLKPRAFFRIDYSEDLVSNDGDVFAIEIKAENTSINAWCTSPGYMSEFNNYGYLNVENGNNNITIREIGGTANKIITVGAFTSKNNYTDFLGINRNIPFFEELGEIAPFSSIGSTVDGRMKPDITAPGNAIASSVSSFDINFLDSSPTVVKGVTDGSLEWWYANLEGTSMASPIVTGIIALWLEARPSLTVDDVKAILDNTSTHDSYTGTSNNNIWGRGKIDAWLAMFLIEQSLDISEKETTKNVKIYPNPTQGSITIKTTFNYLNFELYNLMGKKINEFIVTPEKTGYSIDLKGLQSGVYFLSASGHLQHDVFKVVKTSFTD from the coding sequence ATGAAACCATTCCCAACAAACCATTTATTAATTTATCTACTAGTATTATTATCTAGCAATGTCTTTGGGCAAAAAATACTTTCAAAAAAGCCTATTAATCAATTCAGAAAAATTTCTGAAATAAAGAACAGTAATACAAAATTTTCAGCCTCAACATTATTGTTTTTAAGTGATAGCGCTACTTCCCTTAACAAAGAATATATCAGGAAAAATAATTCAAACTATATTAACACCGCTTTAATTCTTAATTCGGGGTGCTCCATTGAAGACATCAATGATTTACCCATATTAATCAATACAGGAAATAAAAATACCTTAACGGCATTAATACCAGTAAATAGTTTTGAATTGGTTTCAAAAAGTCCTTGTATTAAAAAGATAGATATAGGTAATTCTTTTGGAAATTCACTTGATGAGGCTAGAGACTTAACAAACGTTAACCTTATACATCAGGGCTCTGGTTTGAGTTCTAGTTATGATGGTAGTGGAGTTATAATTGGGGTTATAGACGAAGGGTTTGACTTTACACATCCAACTTTCAGAGACGAATTAGGTAATTCAAGAATTAGCCGAGTTTGGATTCAAGGAGACAATACTGGTAGTAATCCATCAGGTTACAACTATGGCTCAGAATATATTGGTGGAACTCAAATACTAGCTAAACAATTTGATAAAGAAAACAGTTCGCACGGTACTCATGTTGCTGGTATAGCTGCGGGCTCTGGCTTTGATGGGGATAATGATAATTTTAAGGGTATAGCTTTTAATAGTGAAATTGTTTTTGTTTCATATTATATACCTGATGATCAAATAAGAGCAAATACCAATATCAATGTTATTGACGCTTTAAATTATTTGGTCAATTATGCCAAGTCTGTTAATAAACCTCTTGTTATAAATATGAGTTTTGGTACTCATATTGGTTCTCATGATGGCACATCGCTACTAGACCAAGAAATTGACAACCTTGTTGATAAAGGAATTATCATCGTAGGTGCAGCAGGTAATGAAGGGAATAGAAAAATTCATGCTTCCTCTAATTTTGGAATGGAATCGTCAAAATTCTATTTTATCGACAATAAAAACTCTGAAGTATTAATAGATATATGGGGAGATATTAATTCTGATTTTGATGTTAATTTTAGCGTTTACAACACTGCGAGTGACGAATGGATTGCTATTTCACCTGATTTTATTAGTACCCAAAGCACAGGTCAAGGACAAAAGTCTCTAGTCGATGTATCTGATAATGACAAGTGGAATATCACCTATGTCACTTCACATGAATTAAACCTTAAACCTCGTGCATTTTTTCGGATTGACTATTCGGAAGATTTAGTATCAAATGATGGCGACGTATTTGCAATTGAAATAAAGGCTGAAAATACATCGATTAATGCTTGGTGTACTTCACCTGGTTATATGTCTGAATTTAATAATTATGGGTATTTAAACGTTGAAAATGGCAATAACAATATAACTATTCGCGAAATCGGAGGAACTGCTAATAAAATAATTACTGTTGGTGCATTTACTTCTAAAAACAACTATACAGATTTTCTTGGTATTAATCGTAACATACCTTTCTTTGAAGAACTTGGAGAAATAGCTCCTTTTTCAAGTATAGGGAGTACAGTTGACGGAAGAATGAAACCAGACATTACCGCTCCCGGAAATGCCATTGCGTCATCAGTAAGTTCTTTCGATATTAATTTTTTAGATTCCAGCCCAACTGTGGTTAAAGGAGTTACAGATGGATCTTTAGAATGGTGGTATGCCAACCTAGAAGGAACCTCTATGGCTTCTCCAATTGTTACAGGTATCATTGCGTTATGGTTAGAAGCTAGACCAAGTCTTACCGTCGATGATGTTAAGGCTATCTTAGATAACACTTCTACTCATGATTCTTACACAGGAACTTCAAATAATAACATTTGGGGGCGAGGAAAAATTGATGCTTGGTTAGCTATGTTTTTGATTGAACAGTCATTGGATATAAGTGAAAAGGAAACAACAAAAAATGTAAAAATTTATCCTAATCCAACACAAGGTTCAATAACGATCAAAACTACTTTTAATTATCTAAATTTTGAGTTGTATAACCTCATGGGTAAAAAAATCAATGAATTCATTGTAACTCCAGAAAAAACAGGGTATTCAATAGATTTAAAAGGCTTGCAATCAGGGGTTTATTTCTTGTCCGCAAGCGGGCACTTACAACATGACGTTTTTAAGGTGGTTAAAACTAGCTTTACGGATTAG
- a CDS encoding ATP-binding protein yields MKVSLTQLQRVFVAIIYLIVLIILFTIIDGNYNELLWKTSNDKRIWFFSGALLIILGKYVAEPFFSKPTDAITNSAAIIITLLTINDKEKFVFYEIILVISLLVLFFSLTTIFLKSFSGETIDKINKFSYDFSTKIGNSSFLFSLIYVPAIYSYFIKTDNPDIAGFVVLLAFWICIVFFDVIGKFVELFAVLFKKKEINEEELGQAIGCENPMLYQVEIDYLKHKSTNTTIGDLVTIENQKLSKSIGLIINKKQLLNKLWLEIYLLTDENETILKLPQNHRLQYDNVKTTLKSLNTVNKVKSIESFPQNLRDKVLASSLYSQKEEFVGYIEKGSNINQIVFQHLGDNKISEGGIVYTTIYGEETLYQLIDGQTREEPLEYKDGYGYEVAYARKLGYYNDEKNELNTRKWMPKIYTPVFLFENEAIQEEKLIDIAEMAIGRLPETSLKIPIMDYNSLVTHNTAILGILGIGKSRLTFELLKKLIYNSLVKIICIDVTNQYEKELSSYFEESNIVVDIEAAERLDLKNNNLTGVRDNPQTWGNEALYKVKLDKCISDFYGNDDARILILNPDWHNVSIAGSNFNITHKNDLSVAQKTRIISERAFKYSYEQGETMEAKCLLVYEEAHSLIPEWNSVANDGDKTAVNGTAKVILQGRKYGLGSLVITQRTANISKSILNQCNTIFALRVFDDTGKQFLENYIGSDYSNTLPTLEERHAIAVGKALKLKQPVIIQLNDMKYHIIENEEQEISNHEEE; encoded by the coding sequence ATGAAAGTATCATTAACACAATTACAAAGGGTATTCGTTGCTATAATTTATCTAATAGTATTAATTATTTTATTCACAATAATTGATGGAAACTATAATGAACTTCTCTGGAAAACATCAAATGATAAAAGAATTTGGTTTTTTTCTGGAGCTTTATTAATAATCTTGGGTAAATATGTTGCAGAACCCTTCTTTAGTAAACCAACTGATGCTATAACTAATTCTGCCGCAATAATTATTACGCTACTTACGATTAATGATAAAGAGAAATTTGTTTTCTATGAAATAATATTAGTCATTTCACTATTAGTTCTCTTTTTTAGTTTAACTACTATTTTCTTAAAAAGTTTTAGTGGAGAAACAATAGACAAGATTAACAAGTTTTCATACGATTTCTCAACTAAGATAGGTAACAGTAGCTTTCTGTTTTCTTTAATATATGTACCAGCAATTTACTCTTACTTCATAAAGACTGATAATCCAGATATTGCAGGATTTGTGGTCCTGTTAGCCTTTTGGATTTGTATTGTATTCTTTGACGTCATTGGAAAATTTGTAGAATTATTTGCGGTATTATTTAAAAAGAAAGAAATTAATGAAGAAGAATTAGGGCAAGCAATCGGTTGTGAAAACCCCATGCTTTATCAAGTTGAAATTGACTACTTAAAGCATAAAAGTACAAATACCACAATTGGAGATTTAGTAACAATAGAAAATCAAAAATTATCAAAATCTATTGGTCTGATAATTAATAAGAAACAACTTCTAAATAAATTATGGCTGGAAATATATTTACTGACAGATGAGAATGAAACAATCTTAAAACTACCTCAAAATCACCGATTACAGTACGATAATGTCAAAACGACTTTAAAATCACTAAATACTGTAAACAAGGTAAAATCTATAGAGTCATTTCCACAAAATCTACGTGATAAAGTTTTAGCAAGTAGTTTATATTCTCAAAAAGAAGAGTTTGTAGGTTACATTGAAAAAGGGTCAAATATTAACCAAATAGTTTTTCAACATTTAGGTGATAATAAAATAAGTGAGGGAGGAATAGTATACACTACAATTTATGGAGAAGAGACCCTATATCAACTAATTGATGGGCAAACACGTGAAGAACCATTAGAATACAAAGATGGATATGGATATGAAGTTGCTTACGCGAGAAAATTAGGTTATTACAATGATGAAAAGAATGAGTTGAATACTAGAAAATGGATGCCAAAAATATATACACCAGTTTTCTTGTTTGAAAATGAAGCTATACAAGAAGAAAAATTAATTGATATAGCCGAAATGGCAATAGGAAGATTGCCTGAAACATCACTAAAAATTCCAATAATGGATTATAATTCATTAGTTACACATAATACTGCAATCCTTGGTATATTAGGGATAGGAAAATCTAGATTAACTTTTGAATTACTTAAAAAACTTATATACAATTCTTTAGTCAAAATTATATGTATAGATGTTACAAATCAATATGAAAAAGAACTCTCTAGTTATTTCGAAGAATCAAATATAGTAGTTGATATTGAAGCAGCAGAAAGATTAGATTTAAAAAACAATAATTTAACGGGTGTTCGTGACAATCCACAAACTTGGGGAAATGAGGCTCTTTATAAAGTGAAATTGGATAAATGTATATCAGATTTCTATGGAAATGATGACGCTAGGATTTTAATTCTAAATCCTGATTGGCACAATGTCTCAATCGCTGGAAGCAATTTTAATATTACTCATAAAAATGATTTATCAGTAGCACAAAAGACCAGAATTATAAGTGAACGTGCTTTTAAATATTCTTATGAACAAGGAGAAACAATGGAAGCTAAATGTTTATTAGTTTATGAAGAAGCACACTCTTTAATACCAGAATGGAATTCTGTTGCAAATGATGGTGATAAAACAGCAGTAAATGGAACAGCTAAAGTTATATTACAAGGTAGAAAATATGGCTTGGGTTCTTTAGTAATAACTCAGAGAACAGCAAATATTAGTAAGAGTATATTAAATCAATGTAATACAATATTTGCTTTAAGGGTTTTTGATGATACTGGAAAACAATTTTTAGAAAATTATATAGGTAGCGATTATTCTAATACATTACCAACTTTAGAAGAAAGGCATGCAATAGCAGTTGGTAAAGCTCTAAAATTAAAACAACCAGTAATTATTCAGTTGAATGATATGAAATATCATATAATTGAAAATGAAGAACAAGAAATCTCAAATCATGAAGAAGAATGA
- a CDS encoding TIR domain-containing protein, which translates to MSENKSHNVFISHHGKDDDKVQALKQRLNDRGYTIRNYSVDSTKHKDGRRPSDAVIQRHLRRQITWAGTFICLIGKDTHKRKWVNYEIRKAYLQGKKIVGIFTHGNNNVELPEAFKKYGGPTMGWNSVDKLGEIMADKQFPVENPDGSPRTPNYEMAKVKCNK; encoded by the coding sequence ATGAGTGAAAATAAAAGCCATAATGTTTTTATAAGCCATCACGGTAAAGACGATGATAAGGTTCAAGCCTTAAAACAAAGACTAAACGATAGAGGATATACAATTCGAAATTATTCAGTTGATAGCACTAAACATAAAGATGGAAGAAGACCCTCGGATGCTGTGATACAAAGACATTTGCGAAGACAAATTACTTGGGCAGGAACTTTCATATGTCTTATTGGAAAAGACACTCATAAACGTAAATGGGTTAATTATGAAATTAGAAAAGCCTATCTACAAGGAAAAAAAATAGTTGGTATATTTACTCATGGTAATAATAATGTTGAATTACCTGAAGCGTTTAAAAAATATGGAGGTCCAACTATGGGCTGGAATTCTGTTGACAAACTTGGAGAAATAATGGCAGACAAACAGTTCCCAGTTGAAAACCCAGATGGAAGCCCAAGAACTCCAAATTATGAAATGGCTAAAGTAAAATGTAATAAATAG
- a CDS encoding helix-turn-helix domain-containing protein produces MLTNKSEILIPSVKAIKNLLEPILLKLDHIDSVIKRTPLNPKSRKYYRNSDLKNIFGLSSNTIIKYRETGVLPYTKLGEVYLYEVKVIDSILKENSSK; encoded by the coding sequence ATGCTTACTAATAAATCAGAAATATTAATTCCATCAGTTAAAGCAATCAAAAACTTGCTTGAGCCTATACTGCTAAAACTGGATCATATAGATTCGGTAATTAAACGAACTCCTTTAAATCCAAAATCAAGGAAATATTACAGGAATTCTGACTTAAAAAATATTTTTGGACTCTCATCGAATACGATAATTAAATATCGAGAAACAGGAGTGCTCCCCTATACCAAACTAGGAGAGGTATATTTGTATGAGGTGAAAGTTATTGATTCAATTCTTAAAGAAAACAGCTCGAAATAG
- a CDS encoding site-specific integrase yields the protein MLKIIYFIKSEKSNKNGECPIYAKISYQGKSITMSTGKYITKERWNFTSHLRGSLKIQKEKVIKASLDSLAMLFETKFNLLLKNHATINLNEIKIDILGKKQIKAKTKIGLLDIFDIHNKDFERKVSYGERSPASLQKYYRAQDLIKIFLRKKYKIENIAVEKITGAFIHNLESFLKYESEYKGRVGIQNNSVVKYFKTFKTVCNFGIKLDLIVKNPFSKYDGKLQKKDATFLTQDELNKIEERVFKVERLEKVKDIFLFSCYTGYAPIDAESLTSENLICGNDGDLWIITDRIKTGIRANVPVLPPVQRIIEKYRYKQQTLIPKISNQKMNAYLKEIADICGIYKNLTWYVARHTFATTVTLGNGVRLENVSAMMGHSNIKQTQHYAKVLDSNVNNDMKILKAKYK from the coding sequence ATGCTTAAAATTATTTATTTTATCAAATCGGAAAAGTCAAATAAGAATGGTGAATGTCCCATTTATGCCAAGATTTCTTATCAAGGTAAAAGTATTACCATGAGTACTGGTAAATATATTACCAAAGAAAGATGGAACTTCACAAGTCACCTTAGAGGCTCGCTAAAAATTCAAAAAGAAAAAGTTATTAAAGCGTCATTGGATTCATTAGCAATGCTATTTGAGACTAAATTCAATTTATTACTAAAAAATCATGCTACTATTAACCTTAATGAAATTAAAATTGACATTCTTGGAAAAAAACAAATAAAAGCTAAAACCAAAATTGGTCTACTAGACATATTTGATATCCATAATAAAGATTTTGAAAGAAAAGTGAGCTATGGAGAACGCTCTCCTGCTTCTTTACAAAAATACTATCGAGCCCAAGACTTAATTAAAATATTCTTACGTAAAAAATATAAGATTGAGAATATAGCTGTGGAAAAAATAACTGGTGCTTTTATACATAATCTCGAATCTTTTTTGAAGTATGAAAGCGAATATAAAGGCAGGGTTGGGATACAAAATAATTCGGTAGTGAAGTATTTTAAAACTTTTAAAACCGTATGTAATTTCGGAATTAAGCTAGACCTAATTGTTAAAAACCCATTTTCAAAATATGACGGCAAATTACAGAAAAAGGATGCTACATTTTTAACACAAGATGAATTGAATAAAATTGAAGAAAGAGTTTTTAAAGTTGAACGGTTGGAAAAGGTAAAAGATATATTCCTTTTCAGTTGCTACACCGGTTATGCACCTATTGATGCTGAAAGCTTAACATCAGAGAATTTAATCTGTGGTAATGATGGAGATTTATGGATAATAACTGATAGAATTAAAACTGGCATTAGAGCTAATGTCCCTGTTTTGCCTCCAGTTCAAAGAATTATTGAAAAATATAGATATAAGCAACAAACTTTAATTCCTAAAATTTCTAATCAAAAAATGAATGCATATCTCAAAGAAATAGCAGATATATGTGGAATTTATAAAAACCTGACCTGGTATGTTGCCAGACACACTTTTGCAACAACGGTGACTCTAGGGAATGGTGTTAGATTAGAAAATGTTTCTGCTATGATGGGACATTCAAATATTAAACAAACTCAACATTATGCTAAGGTTTTAGATTCAAATGTAAATAATGACATGAAAATATTAAAAGCTAAATATAAATAG